One region of Epilithonimonas zeae genomic DNA includes:
- the galK gene encoding galactokinase, which yields MQENLINYTNEAFRSAFESEPERIFLAPGRINIIGEHVDYSDGFVLPAAIDKHICFAVKKTDDSTISFFAKDFNDSFSFDVNEKQFPVSQTWVNYLLGVFNVIQESGKEVGGLQIAFSSTIPMGSGLSSSAALECGFAYILNEIFDLHLNKKEIAVIGQKSEHTFVGVKCGIMDQFSSVFGKEHKVIMLDCNSLEHQYFEANIDGYSLVLFDSCVKHTHLTSGYNDRRRDVDNGKKILWEKFPEIKKFRDFSFEMLDEVRGEMGETSYKRCFYLLKEIKRVERAAKALSGGDVEYLGQLLNETHSGLSTEFEVSCDELDFIVEETLKEEGVLGARIMGGGFGGCSINLIKDENVDEVIDHISAQYKQAYNIEMKVYRVKISDGINEYKENEFVI from the coding sequence ATGCAGGAGAATTTAATAAATTACACAAATGAGGCCTTTCGGTCAGCTTTTGAATCGGAGCCGGAACGAATTTTTCTTGCCCCGGGAAGAATCAATATCATTGGAGAACACGTAGATTACAGCGACGGTTTTGTGCTTCCGGCTGCCATTGATAAGCACATTTGCTTTGCCGTAAAAAAAACGGATGATTCTACAATTTCTTTTTTTGCGAAAGATTTCAATGATTCTTTCAGTTTTGATGTTAATGAAAAACAGTTTCCGGTCTCGCAGACGTGGGTCAATTATTTGTTGGGCGTTTTTAATGTCATTCAGGAATCGGGAAAAGAAGTCGGAGGTTTGCAGATTGCTTTCAGTAGTACGATTCCGATGGGTTCAGGTCTGTCATCATCGGCAGCTTTGGAATGTGGTTTTGCTTATATTCTCAACGAAATTTTCGATTTACATTTGAATAAAAAAGAAATAGCAGTCATTGGTCAGAAATCCGAACATACTTTTGTAGGCGTAAAATGCGGAATTATGGACCAGTTTTCTTCAGTCTTCGGAAAAGAGCATAAAGTGATTATGCTCGATTGCAATTCTTTGGAGCATCAGTATTTTGAAGCTAATATTGACGGTTACAGCTTGGTTCTTTTTGACAGTTGCGTAAAACATACCCATCTCACTTCCGGTTACAACGACCGAAGAAGAGATGTTGACAACGGTAAAAAAATATTATGGGAAAAGTTTCCTGAGATAAAGAAATTCAGGGATTTCAGTTTTGAAATGCTGGATGAAGTAAGAGGAGAAATGGGCGAGACGTCATACAAAAGATGTTTTTACCTTTTGAAAGAAATAAAAAGGGTAGAGCGGGCCGCAAAAGCTTTATCAGGAGGTGATGTAGAATATCTTGGTCAACTTTTGAATGAAACCCATTCCGGACTTTCGACAGAATTTGAAGTAAGCTGTGATGAGCTCGACTTTATAGTTGAGGAAACTTTAAAGGAGGAAGGCGTTTTAGGAGCAAGAATTATGGGTGGCGGTTTTGGCGGCTGCAGTATTAACCTTATTAAAGATGAAAATGTTGATGAAGTTATTGACCATATCAGTGCTCAATATAAACAGGCTTACAACATCGAAATGAAAGTCTACAGAGTAAAAATATCGGACGGAATTAATGAATACAAAGAAAATGAATTCGTCATTTAA
- a CDS encoding UDP-glucose--hexose-1-phosphate uridylyltransferase — protein sequence MNSSFNQKNHPHRRYNPLLDEWILVSPQRAKRPWQGQTEKTSEEQLPAHDPNCYLCSGNIRVNGEKNPDYKGVYVFDNDFGSLMKDDVEFSEETSDFFLLKPERGINRVICFSENHSLTLPEMEVGDINKVVDVWQNQYKELGNLDYINHVQIFENKGQVMGCSNPHPHGQIWAQSSIPSIVSKTQENLKKYFDEKGTSLLEDYVKKEVEINERIILENEDFVALVPFWAVWPYETVIVSKIKIENLAEFSEKEKLSLASIIKDLTTKYDNLFEISFPYSAGIHQSPTDGKPHPEWHFHMHFYPPLLRSAEVKKFMVGYEMLAEAQRDITPEQSAEILINLSTIHYKSK from the coding sequence ATGAATTCGTCATTTAATCAAAAAAATCATCCTCACAGAAGATACAATCCGCTTTTGGACGAGTGGATTCTTGTTTCTCCACAAAGAGCAAAACGACCTTGGCAGGGGCAAACAGAAAAAACATCAGAAGAACAGCTTCCCGCTCACGACCCGAATTGTTATTTGTGCTCAGGAAATATCCGTGTTAACGGCGAGAAAAACCCTGACTATAAAGGTGTTTACGTTTTTGATAATGATTTCGGTTCGCTGATGAAAGACGATGTTGAATTTTCTGAGGAGACTTCAGATTTCTTTTTATTAAAGCCTGAACGAGGGATCAATCGTGTTATTTGCTTTTCAGAAAATCACAGTCTTACGTTGCCAGAAATGGAAGTTGGTGATATTAATAAAGTTGTTGACGTTTGGCAAAATCAATATAAAGAACTGGGAAATCTGGATTACATCAACCACGTTCAGATTTTCGAGAATAAAGGTCAGGTGATGGGTTGCAGCAATCCGCATCCACACGGACAGATCTGGGCGCAGTCTTCGATTCCTTCGATTGTTTCAAAAACACAGGAAAATCTTAAAAAATATTTTGACGAAAAAGGAACTTCTCTTTTGGAAGATTATGTGAAAAAAGAGGTGGAAATTAATGAAAGAATAATTCTTGAAAATGAGGATTTTGTCGCATTAGTTCCTTTCTGGGCAGTCTGGCCTTACGAAACGGTGATCGTGAGCAAAATAAAAATTGAAAATCTGGCTGAGTTCTCCGAAAAAGAAAAATTATCTTTAGCATCAATTATAAAAGATTTAACCACGAAATACGATAATCTTTTTGAGATTTCATTTCCTTATTCGGCAGGAATCCATCAATCACCAACCGACGGAAAACCGCACCCTGAATGGCATTTTCATATGCACTTTTATCCACCATTGCTAAGAAGTGCTGAAGTGAAAAAATTTATGGTCGGCTACGAAATGTTGGCAGAAGCTCAGCGTGATATTACGCCGGAGCAGAGTGCTGAAATCTTAATTAATCTTTCAACTATTCACTATAAAAGTAAGTAA
- a CDS encoding Cof-type HAD-IIB family hydrolase, translating to MNDIKLIVTDMDGTFLNSQYEVSPDFPQIYLELKKRNILFVPASGRQMPGITQYFTEIEDEIGFIAENGGYVVYKNEELFADKLEHQFVIDIIKAVREIPGARAVLSAKKKAYYESDDETFVNYFTRYYTENQKVDDLTLEVDDDAFKIAIYHPEGAEKNIYPYLKHFEDENLEVVVSGQYWVDIMNRDINKGKALEIIQKKLNILPSQTMAFGDYMNDIQMLKNSKYSYAMQNAHPSVKEAANYEAGNNDSFGVLEAISAYLNLDYKRVIV from the coding sequence ATGAACGACATTAAACTGATTGTCACCGATATGGACGGGACTTTTCTTAATTCTCAATATGAAGTGAGTCCAGATTTCCCACAAATTTACCTAGAATTGAAAAAAAGAAATATCCTTTTCGTGCCTGCAAGTGGAAGACAAATGCCTGGAATTACTCAGTATTTTACAGAAATTGAAGATGAAATCGGTTTTATTGCGGAAAACGGCGGTTATGTGGTTTATAAAAATGAAGAATTGTTTGCGGACAAATTAGAACATCAATTCGTTATCGATATCATTAAAGCAGTTCGGGAAATTCCTGGCGCAAGAGCGGTTCTTTCTGCAAAGAAAAAAGCGTATTACGAAAGTGATGATGAGACATTTGTTAATTATTTTACCAGATATTACACAGAAAATCAGAAGGTTGATGATTTGACTTTGGAAGTTGATGATGATGCTTTTAAAATTGCCATCTATCATCCGGAAGGTGCTGAGAAAAATATTTATCCTTATTTAAAACATTTCGAAGACGAAAATCTGGAGGTTGTAGTTTCGGGGCAATATTGGGTTGATATAATGAATAGAGATATTAACAAAGGAAAAGCTTTAGAAATAATACAAAAAAAACTGAATATCCTTCCGTCTCAAACAATGGCTTTTGGTGATTATATGAACGATATTCAGATGCTTAAAAATTCAAAATATTCTTACGCGATGCAAAATGCGCATCCTTCTGTGAAAGAAGCAGCCAATTATGAGGCTGGAAATAATGATAGTTTTGGGGTTTTGGAAGCTATTAGTGCGTATTTAAATCTTGATTATAAAAGAGTAATCGTATAA
- a CDS encoding MBL fold metallo-hydrolase, giving the protein MLLKFLGTGTSQGIPVIGSHHPVCLSNDQKDKRLRTSALITSDSGKKILIDCGPDFRQQMLTNQEEQIDAVLITHEHNDHIIGLDDLRPLIFKNKASMPIYCNSRVAKEIKDRFPYAFQDHKYPGAPSFDLFEIDKQFTLFDEVKVQPIDIIHSEINILGFKFKNLAYITDASKIDDKEKEKLKDLDFFIINCLRKTEPHHSHFILPQVLELVKELQPKKTYLIHISHHLGFHEEVENEIPDDIHLAYDGLEIEF; this is encoded by the coding sequence ATGCTTTTAAAATTTTTAGGAACTGGTACTTCACAAGGCATTCCTGTTATTGGTAGCCATCATCCTGTCTGTCTTTCCAACGACCAAAAAGATAAGCGTTTACGCACTTCTGCACTAATAACATCCGACTCTGGAAAGAAAATATTAATTGATTGTGGTCCCGATTTTCGTCAGCAAATGTTGACGAATCAGGAGGAGCAAATCGATGCGGTGCTGATTACGCACGAACATAATGACCATATAATTGGTCTTGATGACTTGCGACCTTTGATTTTCAAAAACAAAGCTTCAATGCCAATTTATTGTAATTCCCGTGTTGCTAAAGAAATCAAAGACCGTTTTCCTTACGCTTTTCAAGACCATAAATATCCAGGAGCACCAAGTTTCGATTTATTTGAAATTGACAAGCAGTTTACACTTTTTGATGAAGTGAAAGTTCAGCCAATTGATATTATCCATTCTGAGATTAACATTCTTGGTTTTAAATTTAAAAATCTGGCTTATATCACTGATGCGAGTAAAATTGATGATAAGGAAAAAGAGAAACTGAAGGACTTAGATTTTTTTATTATTAATTGTCTTAGAAAAACAGAACCTCATCATTCGCATTTTATTTTGCCTCAGGTTTTGGAATTAGTAAAGGAACTTCAACCAAAAAAAACATACTTAATTCATATTAGTCATCATCTTGGCTTCCACGAAGAAGTCGAAAATGAGATTCCAGACGATATTCATTTAGCTTATGATGGTTTGGAAATAGAATTTTAG
- a CDS encoding TonB-dependent receptor: MKPKLTPKQKALAINLDSSIYGTFAEIGAGQETVRHFFRAGGASQTIAKAMSAYDKDFSDAIYGKEAKNRYVTQNRLRKMLRYEVALIEERIPRENNPGKKFFSYANTVTTINFDKTTKGHGWVGVRFQNSENEEYNEIIIHVKFKETNPTLQQETLGSLGVNLIYGAYFYTDNPRILVESLYDDLSLDRLEIDMIDFSGPAFKYVDNRLMSLQLVKLGMTDAVIFNSQGNNMLPADILYKKNIFAVRGSFRPVTRVNIDMFEHGLEMFNQDNSCDHENTQILFEITISNLRAAGDIDERDFLDRVDILGTLGYTVMISNFSEYYRMVDYFSTFTNQHIGVAMGVNNLLDVFDEEYYKNLPGGILEAFGKFFKKDMRVYLYPYKNPEDGELLTSENLKVQDNLKELYKYFKLNKRIVDIHNYNPKFLEIYSREILKKIVTHELGWEEELPKSVAEMIKERGMFGYKELTFEGLN; encoded by the coding sequence ATAAAGCCAAAACTTACCCCAAAACAGAAAGCTTTAGCTATTAATCTCGATTCTTCAATTTACGGAACTTTTGCGGAGATAGGCGCGGGACAGGAAACTGTTCGTCATTTCTTCCGAGCTGGTGGCGCTTCTCAAACTATTGCAAAGGCGATGTCTGCTTACGATAAGGATTTTTCCGATGCCATCTACGGTAAGGAAGCTAAAAACCGATACGTAACTCAGAACAGACTCAGAAAAATGTTGCGTTATGAGGTGGCTCTTATCGAGGAAAGAATCCCAAGAGAGAATAATCCGGGTAAAAAATTCTTTTCTTACGCCAATACCGTTACAACCATCAATTTTGATAAAACGACTAAGGGTCACGGTTGGGTAGGAGTAAGGTTTCAAAATTCTGAAAATGAGGAGTATAATGAAATAATCATTCACGTAAAATTCAAAGAAACGAATCCGACTTTGCAACAGGAAACTTTGGGAAGTTTGGGTGTTAATTTGATCTATGGTGCTTATTTTTATACAGATAATCCGAGAATTCTTGTAGAATCTTTGTACGACGACCTTTCTTTGGATAGATTGGAAATTGATATGATAGATTTCAGCGGACCGGCTTTCAAATATGTAGACAATCGTTTGATGAGTCTTCAGTTGGTTAAATTGGGGATGACAGATGCTGTGATTTTCAATTCTCAGGGAAACAATATGTTACCGGCTGATATTCTTTACAAGAAAAATATTTTTGCGGTAAGAGGTAGTTTCCGACCTGTAACAAGGGTGAATATTGATATGTTTGAGCACGGTTTGGAAATGTTCAATCAGGATAATTCCTGCGACCACGAGAATACACAGATTCTTTTTGAAATTACGATTTCTAATCTAAGAGCTGCTGGAGATATTGACGAAAGAGATTTCCTGGATAGAGTTGATATTTTGGGAACTTTGGGCTACACGGTAATGATTTCCAATTTCTCAGAATATTACCGAATGGTAGATTATTTCTCTACATTTACAAATCAGCATATTGGTGTTGCAATGGGAGTTAATAACCTTTTAGATGTTTTCGATGAGGAATATTACAAAAATCTTCCGGGAGGAATTTTGGAGGCGTTTGGTAAGTTCTTCAAAAAGGATATGCGCGTTTATCTTTATCCTTACAAAAACCCTGAAGATGGCGAGTTGCTGACTTCTGAAAATCTGAAAGTTCAGGATAATCTGAAAGAATTATATAAATATTTCAAACTCAATAAGAGAATTGTAGACATTCATAATTACAATCCGAAATTCTTGGAAATCTATTCCAGAGAGATTCTTAAAAAAATCGTTACGCACGAATTGGGTTGGGAAGAAGAATTGCCGAAAAGTGTGGCAGAAATGATAAAAGAACGCGGAATGTTCGGTTACAAAGAATTAACTTTTGAAGGATTAAATTAA
- a CDS encoding GAF domain-containing protein: MVELKKRLSIILESPQDTNVKLLKICQLLDKEIDYYNWTGFYFKNGDKDELALGPYVGAVTDHVIIPFGKGICGQVAVSGETFVVPDVHSQDNYLSCSIDTKAEIVVPIFKNGENIGQIDIDSHTIDPFTKEDEEMLKWLCDEVAKIL; the protein is encoded by the coding sequence ATGGTAGAACTTAAAAAAAGACTTTCAATCATCTTGGAAAGTCCACAAGATACAAACGTAAAACTTCTGAAAATCTGTCAGCTTTTGGATAAAGAAATTGATTATTACAACTGGACAGGTTTCTATTTCAAAAACGGCGACAAAGACGAGTTAGCTCTTGGACCTTATGTGGGCGCAGTTACAGACCACGTGATTATTCCTTTTGGAAAAGGGATTTGCGGACAGGTGGCCGTTTCTGGAGAGACTTTCGTAGTTCCAGATGTTCATTCTCAGGATAATTATTTGTCTTGCTCCATTGATACAAAAGCAGAAATTGTAGTTCCAATCTTCAAAAACGGAGAAAATATTGGACAAATCGATATCGATTCTCATACCATTGACCCATTCACAAAAGAAGATGAAGAAATGCTGAAATGGCTTTGTGACGAGGTTGCAAAGATTTTATAA
- a CDS encoding ABC transporter substrate-binding protein — MRIISLVPSITEALFDLGLTTDEIVGRTKFCIHPKDRVDKVEMIGGTKNLNLDKIKSLKPDFIIANKEENIKEQVEELMKDFKVLVTNVETLEDNYYLLKQLGHLFGKEEKAQFFNLKTYEAFDIQKSEKRLKVAYLIWKNPYMTVGGDTFISRILEELGFENLFKNEKRYPEIQLEDLKEADLIFLSSEPFPFKEKHIEEIQEVCQSQKIKIVDGEAFSWYGTHLAKCGEYYRDLLTKINQ; from the coding sequence ATGAGAATTATTTCATTAGTTCCTTCGATTACGGAAGCTTTGTTTGATTTGGGTTTGACGACTGACGAAATTGTTGGTCGGACAAAATTCTGCATCCATCCAAAAGATCGGGTTGATAAAGTTGAAATGATTGGCGGAACGAAAAACCTTAACCTAGATAAAATCAAATCACTAAAACCAGACTTCATCATTGCCAACAAAGAGGAAAATATCAAAGAACAAGTTGAGGAATTGATGAAAGATTTCAAAGTTTTGGTAACGAATGTTGAAACTCTGGAAGACAATTATTATTTATTGAAACAACTGGGGCATCTATTCGGTAAAGAAGAAAAAGCACAGTTTTTCAATCTGAAAACTTACGAAGCTTTTGATATTCAGAAATCTGAAAAACGTTTGAAAGTCGCTTATCTGATTTGGAAAAATCCTTATATGACAGTTGGTGGCGACACTTTTATTTCAAGGATTTTGGAAGAATTGGGATTCGAAAATCTATTTAAAAATGAGAAACGATATCCGGAAATCCAGTTGGAAGATTTGAAAGAGGCAGATTTGATTTTTCTTTCGTCAGAGCCTTTTCCCTTCAAAGAAAAACATATTGAGGAAATCCAAGAAGTTTGTCAAAGTCAAAAAATTAAGATTGTTGACGGCGAAGCTTTTTCTTGGTATGGGACACATCTGGCGAAGTGTGGGGAATATTATCGAGACCTTTTGACAAAAATCAATCAATAA
- a CDS encoding DUF5606 domain-containing protein, which produces MQLEKIISISGKPGLFKLVSQLKNGFIVEDITTKKKASISNSSQVSLLDNIAMFTFDKEVPLFEVFENIAKKYDYKPTINHKSSSEELRAFMTESLPNYDVERVYESDIKKLAQWYNLLQKAGYITPESFVKPETPAVEVAEEPKSEEKAEKTEKKPAAKKAPAKKTAEKTEEAKEEKAPAKKPAAKKATKKED; this is translated from the coding sequence ATGCAGTTAGAAAAAATTATTTCAATCTCCGGAAAACCGGGACTTTTCAAATTGGTTTCTCAACTTAAAAACGGTTTTATCGTTGAGGACATTACGACTAAGAAAAAAGCGAGTATCTCAAACTCCAGCCAGGTAAGTCTTTTGGATAACATCGCAATGTTCACATTTGATAAAGAAGTTCCTTTGTTCGAAGTTTTTGAAAATATTGCAAAAAAATACGACTACAAACCAACGATTAACCACAAATCTTCCAGCGAAGAACTAAGAGCTTTTATGACCGAATCTCTTCCTAACTATGATGTGGAAAGAGTTTATGAGTCTGATATTAAAAAATTGGCTCAATGGTACAACTTGCTTCAAAAAGCGGGTTACATCACGCCTGAAAGTTTTGTAAAACCAGAAACTCCTGCTGTAGAAGTTGCTGAAGAGCCAAAATCTGAAGAGAAAGCTGAAAAAACAGAGAAAAAACCTGCTGCTAAAAAAGCTCCTGCAAAAAAGACTGCTGAAAAAACAGAAGAAGCTAAAGAGGAAAAAGCTCCAGCTAAAAAGCCTGCTGCTAAAAAAGCGACTAAAAAAGAAGATTAA
- the def gene encoding peptide deformylase yields the protein MILPIRAFGDNVLRKKAHEIEKDYPELQTLIDNMFETMNGANGIGLAAPQVGLDIRLFIVDVSPLSDDEDYEDIADELKDFKKVFINAKILEESGEEWKFNEGCLSIPEVREDVKRKSTIKIEYYDENFVKHTDTFSDIRARVIQHEYDHIEGILFTDHLSALKKKIVKGKLQKIANGEVAVSYKMRFPK from the coding sequence ATGATTCTACCAATTAGAGCCTTTGGCGACAACGTTTTGAGAAAAAAAGCTCACGAAATCGAAAAAGATTATCCTGAGTTGCAAACCCTAATCGATAATATGTTTGAAACGATGAACGGAGCGAACGGAATTGGTTTGGCTGCGCCTCAAGTTGGTTTGGACATTAGACTTTTCATTGTGGATGTTTCCCCACTTTCAGATGACGAAGATTACGAAGATATTGCTGATGAGCTGAAAGACTTCAAAAAGGTTTTCATCAATGCTAAAATTCTGGAAGAATCCGGCGAGGAATGGAAATTCAACGAAGGCTGTTTGAGCATCCCGGAAGTTCGTGAAGATGTAAAGCGTAAATCAACCATCAAAATAGAATATTACGACGAAAATTTCGTTAAACATACCGATACATTTTCCGACATCAGAGCAAGAGTTATTCAACACGAATATGATCACATCGAGGGAATTCTTTTTACAGACCACTTAAGTGCGTTGAAGAAAAAAATCGTGAAAGGGAAACTTCAGAAAATTGCTAATGGCGAAGTAGCTGTGAGTTATAAAATGAGATTTCCTAAGTAG
- the ruvX gene encoding Holliday junction resolvase RuvX: MGQILAIDYGKARTGIAATDDLQIIASGLTTVETPKLVDFLKKYFSENSVDEVVIGLPTDLKGNMSEIETEIQKFISVFEKDFPEKKINRLDERFTSKMASFYISQSGKNKKQRQEKGLIDKVSATILLQNFLDQKR, from the coding sequence ATGGGACAAATCCTAGCAATAGACTACGGAAAAGCAAGAACAGGAATTGCTGCAACAGACGACTTACAAATTATTGCAAGCGGACTGACGACAGTTGAGACTCCGAAGCTTGTCGATTTTCTGAAAAAGTATTTTTCTGAAAACAGTGTAGACGAAGTTGTCATAGGACTTCCCACAGATTTGAAAGGAAATATGTCCGAAATCGAAACTGAGATTCAGAAATTTATTTCGGTATTTGAAAAGGATTTTCCTGAGAAAAAAATCAATCGTCTGGATGAGCGTTTTACTTCCAAAATGGCTTCTTTTTATATTAGCCAAAGTGGAAAAAACAAAAAACAAAGACAAGAAAAAGGATTGATTGACAAAGTAAGTGCGACGATATTGTTGCAAAATTTTTTAGACCAGAAAAGATGA
- a CDS encoding RNA polymerase sigma factor, with translation MGSSEKEFLEKIDKHKGIIFKISKMYMDNRDDQNDLFQEIIYQVWKSFSTFEGKSEFSTWLYRIALNTAIIFLKSEKKRNFIQNDDVSLYKIKEDEYNHEDEQNLKLMYESIQKLNPIDKALIFYYLEDFSGKEMAEQMGISEGNARVKLNRAKEKLKELINKQASRASA, from the coding sequence ATGGGTTCATCTGAGAAAGAATTTTTAGAGAAAATCGATAAACATAAAGGAATCATCTTCAAGATTTCCAAAATGTATATGGATAATCGTGATGATCAGAATGACCTTTTTCAGGAGATTATCTATCAGGTTTGGAAGTCTTTTTCAACATTCGAAGGTAAAAGTGAATTCTCAACCTGGCTTTACAGAATTGCGCTGAACACAGCAATTATCTTTCTGAAATCTGAGAAAAAACGGAACTTCATCCAAAATGATGATGTCTCGCTCTACAAAATAAAAGAAGACGAATACAACCACGAAGACGAACAAAACCTGAAGCTGATGTATGAATCCATCCAAAAGCTGAATCCTATTGACAAAGCTCTGATCTTCTATTACCTGGAAGATTTTTCGGGAAAAGAAATGGCAGAACAAATGGGAATATCGGAAGGTAATGCAAGAGTAAAACTAAACCGTGCGAAAGAAAAGTTAAAGGAATTAATTAATAAACAGGCTTCGAGAGCCTCAGCCTAA
- a CDS encoding ABC transporter ATP-binding protein, which yields MSLKISGLTKKFGEQIALNDINITIANNEIIGLLGPNGAGKSTLMKSITGVLKIDEGEILLDEKNISENEIESKKKIGFLPENNPLYNEMFVKEYLQFVANLHNIKKESVEQVIDLVGITPEKLKKISQLSKGYKQRVGLAQAILHEPDLLILDEPTNGLDPNQIVEIRNVIKEIGKEKTVILSTHIMQEVEALCSRVILIHQGNIIQDSPISEFKGKFGSLEEAFQSYTV from the coding sequence ATGTCTTTAAAAATTTCAGGACTGACTAAAAAATTCGGAGAGCAGATTGCGCTAAACGATATCAATATAACAATCGCTAACAACGAAATAATCGGATTGCTCGGCCCCAACGGAGCCGGAAAATCCACGCTGATGAAATCCATAACAGGCGTTCTGAAAATCGACGAAGGGGAAATTCTTTTGGACGAAAAAAACATCTCAGAAAACGAAATCGAATCCAAAAAGAAAATCGGTTTCCTTCCGGAAAATAATCCACTTTACAACGAGATGTTTGTGAAAGAATATCTGCAATTCGTTGCGAATCTTCACAATATCAAAAAAGAAAGTGTAGAGCAGGTCATCGATTTGGTTGGCATTACGCCGGAAAAATTAAAGAAAATCAGCCAGCTTTCCAAAGGTTACAAACAAAGAGTTGGGTTAGCGCAAGCCATTTTGCACGAACCGGATTTATTGATTCTCGATGAACCAACCAATGGATTAGACCCCAATCAAATTGTCGAAATCCGAAATGTCATAAAAGAAATTGGGAAAGAAAAAACCGTGATTCTTTCTACACACATTATGCAGGAAGTTGAAGCGCTTTGTTCGCGTGTGATTCTGATTCATCAAGGTAATATCATTCAAGATTCTCCGATTTCAGAATTCAAAGGGAAGTTTGGAAGTTTGGAGGAGGCTTTCCAAAGTTATACGGTTTAA